A genomic segment from Campylobacter concisus encodes:
- a CDS encoding M23 family metallopeptidase — MYRRGIGGFGIVVLLLILILVGGFGYALMSKDFERNEPIIGVADKVYWNLRTPMNIKFKDDSGIKFVRISMNDGKNDLNLLNQIMQNPSTELDVNLTFPKTGFFAQKDTYEMNIEAVDTSKWSFFTGNKASKKVEVVLDTSKPDLYVLSQSYSISKGGSAVVVFRATDNQLKEAYVQTNFGKKFKAVPFYKEGFYAALVAWPVQVENFSAEVIARDFAGNESKSHVRYFYENVKYKTSTIALNDRFLDGKIVDLTDQYAKDPSALSRLEKMRFVNETLRNSNEEKITALTTNPGDEMLTGFSVTPFYPLRNGKKVADFADHRYYTYNNEQVSESWHMGIDFASVAAAPIIASNAGRVVLASENGIYGLNIVIDHGFGLYSLYGHCSSTRVKEGDMVAAGDQIGTTGTSGLALGDHLHFGILVQGEEVRPQQWMDKKWIKDNITSVLDAAKAMIDKN; from the coding sequence ATGTATAGACGTGGAATTGGCGGTTTTGGTATTGTTGTGCTTTTGCTAATTTTAATCTTAGTCGGTGGTTTTGGCTATGCTTTGATGTCAAAAGATTTTGAGCGAAATGAACCGATAATCGGTGTTGCTGATAAAGTTTATTGGAATCTTAGAACCCCAATGAATATCAAATTTAAAGACGATAGTGGTATAAAATTTGTACGAATTAGTATGAATGATGGGAAAAATGATCTAAATTTGTTAAATCAAATCATGCAAAATCCAAGTACTGAGCTTGATGTAAATTTAACCTTTCCAAAGACTGGCTTTTTTGCTCAAAAAGATACCTATGAGATGAATATCGAAGCTGTAGATACTAGCAAATGGAGTTTTTTTACTGGCAACAAAGCTAGCAAAAAGGTTGAAGTAGTGCTTGATACTTCAAAGCCTGATCTTTACGTACTTTCGCAATCTTATTCTATCTCAAAAGGTGGTAGTGCTGTTGTGGTGTTTAGAGCGACTGATAACCAGCTAAAAGAGGCCTATGTCCAGACAAATTTTGGTAAGAAATTTAAAGCTGTGCCATTTTATAAAGAGGGCTTTTATGCAGCACTTGTTGCTTGGCCAGTTCAGGTTGAAAATTTTAGTGCCGAGGTCATTGCAAGAGACTTTGCAGGCAACGAAAGCAAGTCACATGTTAGATATTTTTATGAAAATGTAAAGTATAAAACTTCAACTATTGCATTAAATGATAGATTTTTAGATGGTAAGATAGTTGATCTAACTGATCAATATGCAAAAGATCCAAGCGCGCTTTCAAGGCTTGAGAAAATGAGATTTGTCAATGAAACGCTTAGAAACTCAAATGAGGAAAAGATAACAGCACTTACTACAAATCCTGGTGATGAGATGTTAACTGGCTTTAGTGTGACACCATTTTACCCACTAAGAAATGGTAAAAAAGTGGCTGACTTCGCCGATCACCGATACTATACATATAATAACGAGCAAGTAAGCGAGTCTTGGCATATGGGAATAGACTTTGCAAGTGTGGCCGCAGCTCCTATTATAGCTAGCAATGCTGGTCGTGTTGTGCTAGCATCTGAAAATGGAATTTATGGATTAAATATTGTGATCGATCATGGATTTGGGCTTTATTCGCTTTATGGACACTGCTCAAGCACTAGAGTAAAAGAGGGCGATATGGTCGCTGCTGGTGATCAGATAGGTACAACTGGAACGAGCGGCCTTGCACTTGGAGATCACCTTCACTTTGGAATTTTAGTCCAAGGCGAAGAGGTAAGACCTCAACAATGGATGGATAAAAAGTGGATAAAAGACAATATCACAAGTGTCTTAGATGCTGCAAAAGCGATGATAGACAAGAACTAA
- the lpxC gene encoding UDP-3-O-acyl-N-acetylglucosamine deacetylase yields MKQTTIARRVETVGIGLHKGEPIRLILEPLDANSGIILHREDLGISFKAEPKNVINTQMATVVGNEKGFISTIEHLMSAINGYGIDNIRISVDANEIPVMDGSAISFCMLLDEAGIRYLDAGKKVILVRREVEVVEGSKFVRTSPSRSPKFDYTIKFDHPVIGEQRYVFDFSKSSFIKNIARARTFGFLKDLQRLQAQNLALGASLDNAVAIDDTHILNPEGLRFENEFVRHKILDAIGDLSLLGAPLLGDYTAFAGSHDLNHKLTLALMSDEKNYEIATLNGELLKEYQKVFA; encoded by the coding sequence TTGAAACAAACTACTATCGCAAGACGCGTTGAGACCGTTGGTATAGGGCTTCATAAAGGTGAGCCGATAAGACTTATACTAGAACCTCTTGATGCAAATTCTGGTATTATTTTGCACCGCGAAGATCTTGGTATTAGTTTTAAAGCTGAGCCTAAAAATGTTATAAATACGCAAATGGCAACCGTTGTTGGCAACGAAAAGGGCTTTATTAGTACGATCGAACACCTGATGTCAGCCATAAATGGTTATGGCATTGATAATATTAGAATCTCTGTTGATGCAAATGAAATTCCAGTGATGGATGGTAGTGCAATAAGCTTTTGTATGCTACTTGATGAAGCTGGTATAAGATATCTTGATGCTGGCAAAAAAGTAATTCTTGTCCGCCGCGAAGTTGAAGTCGTTGAGGGTTCTAAATTTGTGCGAACTTCACCTTCAAGAAGTCCAAAATTTGACTATACGATAAAATTTGATCATCCAGTTATTGGTGAACAAAGATATGTTTTTGATTTTAGTAAAAGCTCTTTTATAAAAAATATAGCTCGTGCTAGGACTTTTGGCTTTTTGAAAGATTTACAACGTTTGCAAGCTCAAAATTTAGCTCTTGGTGCATCGCTTGATAATGCCGTGGCAATCGATGATACGCATATCCTAAATCCAGAAGGTTTGAGATTTGAAAATGAGTTTGTAAGGCACAAAATTTTAGATGCGATTGGTGATTTAAGCTTGCTTGGAGCGCCTTTATTGGGCGATTATACAGCATTTGCTGGAAGCCATGACCTAAATCACAAATTAACTCTTGCTTTGATGTCCGATGAGAAAAACTACGAGATCGCAACTCTAAATGGTGAACTTCTAAAAGAGTATCAAAAGGTATTTGCATAG
- a CDS encoding glycoprotease, protein MTTDEHVSEALIKILENLSSKFNITKIIYANTPGSFMGLKVAYVILKTFSLAKGCEFYAVSGFSLNGGQAIRANKNLSFILKDGKISLEKVEPAGFRLPLNLDELKLNSDTLPDYIIQAV, encoded by the coding sequence ATTACGACTGATGAACATGTCAGTGAAGCTTTGATAAAAATCTTAGAAAATTTATCCTCTAAATTTAATATCACAAAAATTATCTATGCAAATACGCCAGGAAGCTTTATGGGGTTAAAGGTGGCCTATGTCATTTTAAAGACTTTCTCTTTAGCAAAGGGTTGCGAATTTTATGCGGTTAGCGGCTTTAGCTTAAATGGAGGCCAAGCGATCAGAGCAAATAAAAATTTAAGCTTCATTTTAAAAGATGGCAAAATTTCACTTGAAAAAGTAGAGCCAGCAGGATTTAGATTGCCTTTAAATTTAGATGAATTAAAACTAAATTCAGATACACTTCCAGATTATATCATTCAAGCAGTTTAG
- the thrB gene encoding homoserine kinase: MNILVPATSANLGPGFDALGLSLKLFNSVKIEPAKFSSVSINGEGSGSVNLKRNNIFLSIFNEIFFELTGKNENFRVVFENNIPFSRGLGSSSAVIVGAIASAYEMAGFKASKEIVLNKAIIYETHPDNISPAVHGGFISAIVKNGNVYANKISLSDEIKAVVVIPNKPMSTSSSRQILPKNYTMKECVNNLSHAAFLTSCFYEKKYDLLKIASKDLMHEERRMHALEELFEVRKVAYENGALMSTLSGSGSSFLNIAYNDDAKNLQDILKSKFGDFRVEVFSFDNDGYEITQS; the protein is encoded by the coding sequence TTGAACATCTTAGTGCCTGCAACAAGTGCAAATTTGGGTCCTGGTTTCGATGCTTTGGGGCTTAGTTTGAAGCTTTTTAATAGCGTGAAAATCGAGCCAGCAAAATTTAGCTCAGTGTCGATAAACGGCGAAGGCAGTGGAAGTGTAAATTTAAAGAGAAATAATATATTCTTAAGTATTTTTAATGAAATTTTTTTTGAGCTAACTGGTAAAAATGAAAATTTTAGAGTCGTTTTTGAAAATAATATCCCATTTTCAAGGGGACTTGGCAGTAGCTCCGCTGTTATCGTTGGAGCCATTGCTTCAGCGTACGAAATGGCTGGCTTTAAGGCAAGTAAAGAGATAGTTTTAAATAAAGCCATCATCTACGAAACCCATCCTGATAATATCTCGCCAGCAGTTCACGGCGGATTTATCAGTGCGATTGTAAAAAATGGCAATGTTTACGCAAATAAAATAAGCTTAAGTGACGAGATAAAGGCAGTAGTTGTTATCCCAAATAAACCAATGAGTACATCCTCGTCAAGACAAATTTTACCAAAGAACTATACGATGAAAGAGTGTGTAAATAACTTATCTCATGCTGCTTTTTTAACATCTTGTTTTTATGAAAAAAAGTATGATCTCTTAAAAATAGCAAGCAAAGATTTGATGCATGAAGAGCGTAGAATGCACGCTTTAGAAGAACTTTTTGAAGTTAGAAAAGTAGCTTATGAAAATGGTGCTTTAATGAGCACGCTTTCAGGCTCAGGTTCTAGTTTTTTAAACATCGCTTACAATGACGATGCTAAAAATTTACAAGATATTTTAAAGAGTAAATTTGGTGATTTTAGGGTTGAGGTTTTTTCATTTGATAACGATGGATACGAAATTACGCAAAGCTAA
- the infB gene encoding translation initiation factor IF-2 codes for MSNVRISEIANELGYPSKEIVEKAQELGLKVKTHSNAVSLEEAEAIYEYVQTGVIPDKFKKKKSEPKPKKEPKKEPKKEVEKESVKKEEKQKSESKKATTKTESKSVKAETKKETQILEEKQKIEPKKEEIKVEQKQVEAPRPKESLADVTQKRRGLVIVKKKKDYETPIATKEEKKPEPSIANISDFKSMFSANDENLAKKKKKDKKVVVASKKDSAQKMDLLDGSDFGDIVLEDEDVVVLPDFSFKTPAPAPAQKTKQPNVMRTTVNNTINSFGEGGIQRRARKKHKKPENKQNNEAVTSINIPKEIRVYEFAEKLNKQPSEIIGKLFMLGMMTTKNDFLDEDAIEILADEFNVEVNIIDDQKEFDYVAAYEEEIKDDENLQPRAPVITIMGHVDHGKTSLLDYIRKSRVAAGEAGGITQHVGAYMVNKNGKNITFIDTPGHEAFTAMRARGAGVTDIVIIVVAADDGVKPQTKEAVSHAKAAGVPIIIAINKMDKESANPDLVKTGLAELDIMPTEWGGKYEFVPISAKTGMGIDDLLEIVLLQADLLELKANPKANAKATVIESSLQKGRGPVATIIVENGTLHVGDTVVAGVAYGKIRSLLDDQGKPLQDIKPGECGVIVGLSEIAEAGETLIGVKTDKEAREYAQKKAEYIRQKELSKSTKVSIDELSAKIAEGELKTLPVIIKADVGGSLEALKASLEKLANDEIRVNVIHSGVGGITQSDVALASASEDCIILGFNIRPTGEIKEKAKESGVEIKTYNVIYNLIDDVKAILGGLMSPIIREEQLGQAQVRQVIHVPKVGAIAGCIVTEGTINRGAKIRLIREGVVVYEGSVSSLKRFKDDVKEVAKGYECGVGIENFNDIRENDYIESFKEVKEKATL; via the coding sequence ATGAGCAATGTTAGGATTTCAGAGATCGCAAACGAGCTTGGCTATCCAAGTAAAGAGATAGTAGAAAAAGCTCAAGAGCTAGGATTAAAAGTCAAAACTCACTCAAATGCAGTTAGCCTTGAAGAGGCCGAAGCTATATATGAATATGTTCAAACTGGTGTGATACCAGATAAATTTAAAAAGAAAAAGAGTGAACCTAAACCAAAAAAAGAACCAAAAAAAGAACCTAAAAAAGAAGTTGAAAAAGAGTCAGTAAAAAAAGAAGAAAAACAAAAAAGTGAATCTAAAAAAGCTACTACTAAAACTGAGTCAAAGTCGGTAAAAGCTGAGACTAAGAAAGAGACACAAATTTTAGAAGAAAAACAAAAAATCGAGCCTAAAAAAGAAGAAATCAAAGTAGAGCAAAAACAAGTCGAAGCTCCAAGACCAAAAGAGAGCTTGGCCGATGTGACTCAAAAAAGACGTGGCCTTGTGATAGTAAAAAAGAAAAAAGATTATGAAACGCCAATTGCTACAAAAGAAGAGAAAAAGCCTGAACCAAGCATAGCTAATATAAGCGATTTTAAAAGTATGTTTTCAGCAAATGATGAAAATTTAGCTAAGAAAAAGAAAAAAGATAAAAAAGTAGTTGTTGCAAGTAAAAAGGATAGCGCCCAGAAGATGGATCTGCTTGACGGAAGTGATTTTGGTGACATAGTGCTAGAAGATGAAGATGTAGTCGTTCTTCCTGATTTTAGTTTTAAAACTCCGGCACCAGCACCAGCTCAAAAGACAAAACAGCCAAATGTTATGAGAACTACGGTCAACAATACGATAAATTCATTTGGCGAAGGCGGCATTCAAAGAAGAGCTAGAAAAAAACACAAAAAGCCTGAAAATAAACAAAATAATGAAGCTGTGACGTCTATAAATATTCCAAAAGAAATTCGTGTTTATGAATTTGCTGAAAAGCTAAACAAACAGCCAAGCGAGATCATTGGTAAGCTTTTCATGCTTGGCATGATGACAACAAAAAATGACTTTTTGGATGAAGATGCGATAGAAATTTTGGCTGATGAGTTTAATGTAGAGGTTAATATCATCGATGATCAAAAAGAATTTGACTACGTAGCAGCCTATGAAGAAGAGATAAAAGACGATGAAAATCTCCAGCCAAGAGCACCAGTCATAACCATCATGGGTCACGTTGATCATGGTAAAACTTCATTGCTTGATTACATAAGAAAATCACGTGTAGCAGCAGGAGAGGCCGGTGGTATCACTCAGCATGTTGGTGCTTATATGGTAAATAAAAACGGCAAAAACATCACGTTTATTGACACCCCAGGTCACGAAGCGTTTACTGCTATGCGTGCAAGAGGTGCTGGTGTAACTGATATAGTTATTATAGTTGTTGCAGCAGATGATGGCGTAAAACCACAAACAAAAGAGGCTGTCAGCCACGCAAAAGCCGCTGGTGTACCAATAATCATCGCGATAAATAAAATGGATAAAGAGTCAGCAAATCCTGACCTAGTAAAGACAGGTCTTGCCGAGCTTGATATCATGCCAACAGAGTGGGGTGGAAAATATGAATTTGTGCCAATCTCTGCAAAAACAGGCATGGGTATAGATGATCTATTAGAGATCGTACTTTTACAAGCTGATCTTTTAGAGCTAAAAGCAAATCCAAAAGCAAATGCGAAAGCAACTGTTATCGAGAGCTCACTTCAAAAAGGTCGTGGTCCAGTAGCTACCATCATCGTTGAAAACGGCACGCTTCATGTTGGGGATACTGTCGTAGCTGGCGTTGCATATGGAAAGATAAGAAGCTTACTTGATGACCAAGGTAAGCCTTTGCAAGATATAAAACCAGGCGAATGCGGTGTGATAGTAGGTCTTAGTGAGATAGCAGAGGCTGGCGAGACGCTAATAGGTGTAAAAACAGATAAAGAGGCTCGTGAGTACGCACAGAAAAAGGCTGAATATATCCGCCAAAAAGAGCTTAGTAAGAGCACGAAAGTTAGTATTGATGAGCTTAGTGCTAAGATCGCTGAGGGTGAGTTAAAGACGCTTCCAGTTATTATTAAAGCTGACGTTGGTGGCTCACTTGAGGCGCTAAAAGCAAGTCTAGAAAAACTAGCAAATGATGAGATCAGGGTAAATGTCATCCACTCAGGTGTTGGCGGCATCACGCAAAGCGATGTAGCACTTGCTAGTGCGAGCGAAGACTGTATAATCCTTGGTTTTAACATAAGACCAACTGGCGAGATAAAAGAAAAGGCAAAAGAGAGTGGCGTTGAAATTAAAACTTATAACGTTATTTATAATTTAATTGACGACGTGAAGGCAATTTTAGGTGGATTAATGTCACCGATCATCAGAGAAGAGCAGCTTGGTCAAGCTCAGGTTCGTCAAGTGATCCATGTGCCAAAAGTTGGTGCTATCGCTGGATGTATCGTTACTGAAGGCACGATAAACAGAGGTGCAAAAATTCGCCTTATTAGAGAAGGTGTGGTCGTTTACGAGGGCTCGGTAAGTTCATTAAAACGCTTCAAAGATGACGTCAAAGAGGTTGCTAAAGGTTATGAGTGTGGCGTTGGTATCGAAAATTTCAACGATATTAGAGAAAATGACTATATCGAAAGCTTTAAAGAAGTCAAGGAGAAAGCTACTCTATGA
- the rbfA gene encoding 30S ribosome-binding factor RbfA, which produces MNANEIKRMRTESVLKELIPEALATLEDGILKGICVTDVECKKGRYDAFVYLDKMAFDEREQEYILGHLKRVCRHLQNHCMAAEGWYRCPNFHFKFDDRLEYQNHMDKLFDKISKDLNKNG; this is translated from the coding sequence ATGAACGCTAACGAAATAAAGCGTATGAGAACAGAGAGTGTGCTAAAAGAGCTCATTCCAGAGGCTCTAGCTACTCTTGAAGATGGTATTTTAAAGGGGATTTGCGTCACTGATGTCGAGTGTAAAAAGGGCAGATACGACGCCTTTGTTTATCTTGACAAAATGGCATTTGATGAGCGTGAACAAGAGTATATTTTGGGACATTTAAAGCGAGTTTGCAGGCATTTGCAAAACCACTGCATGGCAGCTGAGGGCTGGTACAGATGCCCAAATTTTCACTTTAAATTTGACGATAGATTAGAGTATCAAAACCATATGGATAAGTTGTTTGATAAAATTTCAAAGGATTTAAACAAAAATGGATAA
- the rimP gene encoding ribosome maturation factor RimP yields MDNLDKLVRECGVELYDSEIANENGRAIFRVYITKNGGVSLDDCEKVSRLLSPIFDVTPPVSGDYNLEVSSPGLERKLSKPSHFKSSIGELVKIQTETEKFAGRLVKADDESIAVENEEGIFEINISEIKKAKTYLEW; encoded by the coding sequence ATGGATAATTTAGACAAACTAGTACGCGAATGCGGTGTCGAGCTTTACGATAGCGAGATCGCAAATGAAAATGGTAGGGCTATTTTTAGAGTTTATATCACAAAAAATGGCGGAGTGAGCCTAGATGACTGTGAAAAAGTAAGCCGTCTACTCTCGCCTATCTTTGACGTGACACCGCCAGTTAGTGGGGATTATAACCTCGAAGTTAGCTCGCCTGGCCTTGAGAGAAAGCTTAGTAAGCCATCTCATTTTAAATCAAGCATTGGTGAGCTAGTTAAAATTCAAACCGAGACTGAGAAATTTGCAGGAAGGCTCGTAAAAGCGGATGATGAGAGCATCGCAGTTGAAAACGAAGAGGGAATTTTTGAGATCAACATTAGTGAGATAAAAAAAGCAAAAACATATTTGGAGTGGTAA